The DNA region TCGGCCCACAGCTTTAGCATGCTCCTCATTCACCTCTTCCTTCAGCTGAGACTGCTCCTTCAAGAATTCCTCCCAGTCCTGCTTCCGCCTCTCCGCACACACCTGCAGATGTGTgttctgaacacacacacatcaatacACAACATGCAAATCACTTATCATTAGCTTTTATAATAATCCGTTTAAAAAATTGACCAGGAAAATCGGTATGTTTTTGACCACCTATTGCATACTATGCAATTTACATcgctttttcttttataaaaacagtatgCTTTAGACGAAGATAAATGTTTCATACTGTAGAATCAAATGACCCCATAATACTGTTTAATTCAGTAAGTACATTTGTTTCATTAGTATGGAAGCCTATTCCGCCACCgaataaaaatggtaattgcTACTTTTTATCTTGcaaatctgacttttttcccTATACAGCTCACAATTATGAGAGAAAcatcagaattgtgagataaattTGTGAAACTACCAATTGTGAAACTTCCAGcctaaacatgcattaaatcaccttttacagttttattgaaAGTGCAAtctaaaaacacaacatttccatataatgttattttattaatctgtttgCAGAGATAGTGGAGAGCTATTACAGTCTTAGAATTTAGGAATGCGACAAAAATATACGAAAccgaataaattaaaaataaattaatcctTTCAGGGATCATATGAAGTCATTTTGAGAGTATTTAATTGGGTCTTTAATTCCATGATGTTTCAATATACTTgaacaaaatatagaaatgataTAATTACTTAACTGATTTGTATagaactgaatgaaatcatttatatctagtttcataaataaatataataatagcattttgaACTTTACATGTTTAGTTAGTGTCTTAACCTTTAGCAGTCCGACCAAACAAACAGTAAAGCTTAAAAATGTAAGATCAAGAAAACGCAGTGCACGTTATtcaaagcatataaaaaaatctatatattggAGAATTAGTAAAAGTAGTGTGTCGATGTGCTGTAGTACAGATCTAACTTTCTGCTCTACAATGTTGTGGGGTTTTATTCTCCTCATGTACCTGTTCAGCCTCTAGCTCCCTCTGCTGGATCCTCTGTGCCATATGATTTGCTGCTTCAACTACAAATAGAAATATACAATATTCACATCAATATCTCGCTTTTTAATATCTTGAATTACCTAAAAATcaacaaatgcagaaaaaaacccttttgAAACAGTATAAagtccataattcataatattcaTCAGTGACAAGTTCATCTGATGCAGAAGAGAAATGTGTGATGCAtagactttttcactggaggaagcattTTTATGGCcataaatttattaaatgaatatcgCAAACACACAgcttaagtaaaaataaaaataatcaatcaaGCTAATTCATGTTTCATcggctgtttgaactctcattccgatggcacccattcactgcaaaggatccactggtgagcaaatgatgcaatgctaaatctTTTTTGAGAAACTAATCTAAATCTTGGACGGCCTAAGtaaattttcagaaaatgttcatCAAAAAGACAACtattaaaacagatttattttgaactttactAACAAAATTCATTAGTGTTGTGACAGACACTTCATCCCACTCTTTGCTGTTTGATGAGACTTACGTCGTGTGAGAGCGTCACATAGTTTCTCATGCATACTCTCAGTGCACCGCGGCAGATCGTGTTCATTTGTGTCGGATGTCATCTTGTTCAGATTTTCAAGTAGACGGCATTCTCTGAAAGCACGCTTCTCCTGAGGGAACAGAAACAAATGTAGTGTAAATGTAGTCGTTGTCAGTATGTCATGGGTCAAAGAACATACAAGTAAAATGCCATCATGTTGGATGTACAGTACTATGTCCAGGATTGTATTTCTACTAGCAAAACAATTGtatatctaaaaaaacacactgcgTCAACAGTTCTTCAGTAAAACTGCATACATAGTTTGTGTAGTTATTTAAATGCACCCATACATTATGCtttgataatttaaaaagtaattatcagTTATAGTTATGTAACAACCTCAAACTCCCTGATGAAGTATCTAATTTCTCCCTGCAAGACTGGCCTGTGATCAATCAGTCTGGATTGAATATCACCAACATCTGTGAAAAAATATGGAGaagttaaatgaaaaatcacaataaacaaacaatatatatatatatatatatatatatatatatatatatatatatatatatatatatatatatatatatatacttgcatTATTAGATTTATGGTTTATGTTGGGTGATATTTTGTCTACTTGAACAATCATTAGTTGAAGCAACTTGCAGTTAAAAAAGGTCAAGAAACTATTACTAACGATTTTGGAGTGCAGTCAGCAGCATTTTTTGTCCATCATATAACAACACTGTCGTTATTCA from Puntigrus tetrazona isolate hp1 chromosome 24, ASM1883169v1, whole genome shotgun sequence includes:
- the bloc1s5 gene encoding biogenesis of lysosome-related organelles complex 1 subunit 5; amino-acid sequence: MMEKIVKDVGDIQSRLIDHRPVLQGEIRYFIREFEEKRAFRECRLLENLNKMTSDTNEHDLPRCTESMHEKLCDALTRLEAANHMAQRIQQRELEAEQNTHLQVCAERRKQDWEEFLKEQSQLKEEVNEEHAKAVGRLSAQYSEMKKDLAKHSSF